The Candidatus Liberimonas magnetica genome includes a window with the following:
- a CDS encoding NADH-quinone oxidoreductase subunit H, which produces MIKITLILFQVLLLITVSPLLSGVIRKIKNTLRMRQGAGIFQPYFNFFKLLSKEEVVSENTSFIFTCTPFIVFGSVTTALFIIPTIASNISFNIMGDVLAVIFLLALGRFFIALAAIDAGSAFGGMGSSREMFIASFTEPVALLALFTVSVTNGSTGMDAISASHPVHLSTVIAGAALFIVMIAETSRLPVDNQETHLELTMVHEAMVLEYSGRSLALIELASHVKQIIFYALIANILIPPGAIAGLGLFEVLTRTTVFALKIFCIGAIAGIVEVSTAKMRLFRVIDFLAFGFVLSFISMIAAVAGF; this is translated from the coding sequence ATGATCAAAATAACTCTTATTCTATTTCAGGTACTGTTGTTAATCACGGTTTCTCCTCTCTTGAGCGGGGTTATAAGAAAAATTAAAAATACCCTGCGCATGAGGCAAGGCGCAGGTATCTTTCAGCCGTATTTTAATTTTTTCAAGCTTCTTTCAAAGGAAGAAGTGGTCTCAGAAAATACGTCATTTATCTTTACCTGCACTCCTTTCATAGTCTTCGGTTCGGTTACGACCGCATTGTTCATTATCCCTACGATAGCTTCTAATATTTCATTTAATATTATGGGCGACGTGCTTGCAGTTATATTCTTACTGGCTTTGGGCAGGTTTTTTATTGCACTTGCAGCCATAGATGCAGGCAGTGCATTCGGAGGCATGGGGTCTTCAAGGGAAATGTTCATAGCCAGTTTTACAGAACCCGTAGCCCTTCTTGCACTTTTTACCGTGTCTGTGACAAACGGTTCTACGGGCATGGACGCAATAAGCGCAAGCCACCCGGTCCATCTGTCAACGGTTATCGCGGGTGCTGCCCTTTTTATAGTAATGATCGCCGAAACTTCAAGGCTGCCGGTCGACAACCAGGAAACCCATCTGGAACTCACCATGGTCCATGAAGCCATGGTTCTGGAATATTCAGGGAGGTCCCTTGCCCTGATAGAACTGGCAAGCCACGTAAAACAGATCATTTTTTATGCCCTTATCGCCAATATCCTTATACCTCCCGGAGCGATAGCCGGCCTTGGCCTGTTTGAAGTATTAACGAGAACAACTGTGTTCGCCTTAAAAATATTTTGTATCGGCGCAATAGCAGGTATAGTTGAAGTTTCAACTGCGAAAATGCGCCTTTTCAGAGTGATTGATTTTCTTGCTTTCGGGTTTGTCCTGTCTTTTATTTCTATGATCGCGGCAGTTGCGGGGTTTTAA
- a CDS encoding hydrogenase 4 subunit F, translating to MEAILILGIIVFLAIVPLFLKDARKIGILNSAGYFAVMVFALHLSLKLLKGTILFYNFFYLDSLSGFFILLTSIISFASSLYSIEYISADIDNNTISKKESRLYYALFNLFTFTMIFATTVNNVGIVWVSIEMTTLVSAFLVGFYGKEESVEAAWKYIIICSLGISLALLGIILLYYTVSTNGGIRSLNWTDMLAVAHKLDPKVLKIAFIFILVGYGTKAGIAPMHTWLPDAHSQALTPISALLSGVLLKTALYAILRFIMIINRPLGPDFSGNLLVFFGIFSLVIAAGFILVQKDIKRLLAYHSVEHIGIILFGLGIGGPLGLYGAMFHMFNHAVTKALMFFGAGNIVKKYKTHDMHLMNGIIESMPFTGFFVIAGAFALAGMPPFSIFFSEIIILISGFMKGSYISSLIYLLVIALIFGAIIYHIIKIVFGKKPDNMSIAKEPLSVKSAFIFLFIFIAFFGITMPAFFDKIINSTVEVLLKGF from the coding sequence ATGGAAGCTATTCTTATACTCGGGATAATAGTTTTTTTAGCGATCGTCCCGTTATTTTTAAAGGATGCCAGAAAGATCGGCATTTTAAATTCCGCAGGATACTTTGCGGTTATGGTGTTTGCCTTGCACTTAAGCCTTAAACTCCTGAAAGGAACGATTTTATTTTATAATTTCTTCTATCTGGACTCACTGAGCGGTTTTTTTATCCTCTTAACATCAATAATAAGTTTTGCCTCTTCACTCTATTCTATTGAATATATAAGTGCTGACATTGATAACAACACGATATCAAAAAAAGAGTCCAGGTTGTATTATGCTTTATTTAATCTGTTCACATTTACTATGATCTTTGCCACAACGGTAAATAATGTTGGCATAGTCTGGGTTTCTATTGAAATGACAACCCTTGTTTCAGCTTTCTTAGTAGGCTTCTACGGTAAAGAAGAATCAGTTGAAGCTGCCTGGAAGTATATAATCATCTGTTCACTAGGCATATCGCTGGCACTTTTAGGCATAATACTTTTGTATTACACGGTTTCGACTAACGGCGGAATAAGGAGCCTTAACTGGACAGATATGCTTGCTGTTGCCCACAAACTTGACCCTAAGGTTTTAAAGATAGCGTTCATATTTATTCTTGTGGGTTACGGGACTAAAGCAGGCATTGCACCTATGCATACCTGGCTGCCCGATGCCCACAGCCAGGCGCTTACCCCTATAAGCGCACTTTTATCCGGTGTACTTTTAAAAACCGCCCTTTATGCGATACTTAGATTTATAATGATCATAAATAGGCCTCTTGGGCCGGATTTTTCAGGCAACCTTTTGGTCTTTTTCGGGATCTTCTCCCTGGTCATAGCCGCAGGGTTTATCCTGGTGCAAAAAGATATTAAAAGGCTTCTTGCATACCACAGCGTAGAACATATAGGCATTATTTTGTTCGGCTTAGGTATCGGAGGGCCTTTAGGTTTATACGGAGCAATGTTCCACATGTTCAACCACGCTGTTACAAAAGCGCTTATGTTTTTTGGCGCAGGGAACATAGTTAAAAAATATAAAACTCATGATATGCACTTAATGAACGGAATAATAGAATCTATGCCTTTTACCGGATTTTTTGTTATCGCAGGTGCTTTTGCTCTTGCCGGAATGCCGCCTTTCTCGATATTTTTCAGCGAGATCATAATATTGATCTCAGGTTTTATGAAAGGTTCTTATATCTCAAGTTTGATCTACCTGCTGGTTATAGCTTTGATTTTCGGCGCAATAATTTATCATATCATTAAGATTGTTTTCGGGAAAAAACCCGATAATATGAGCATAGCGAAAGAACCTCTAAGCGTAAAATCTGCTTTTATTTTTTTATTCATATTCATTGCTTTTTTCGGTATTACAATGCCTGCATTCTTTGATAAGATCATAAATTCTACAGTTGAAGTGCTCTTAAAAGGATTTTAA